The Oncorhynchus nerka isolate Pitt River linkage group LG9a, Oner_Uvic_2.0, whole genome shotgun sequence genome has a segment encoding these proteins:
- the slc12a3 gene encoding solute carrier family 12 member 3: MEEVPAAPNEGISLSALRSQFSVNGEEGPKYGFDGSRYHYGDGTSVASQNSSRILTGYDTLDVGPNYDFYANTNALGRVRRSRPSLFQLHSNIEEDSCPPPLYEETNTGRAPGDSSEDDVEEPQSEPTRFGWVKGVMIRCMLNIWGVILYLRLPWITAQAGIGLTWVIILLSSCITGITGLSTSAIATNGRVKGGGTYFLISRSLGPELGGSIGLIFAFANAVAVAMHTVGFAETVQALMQESGASIVDPINDIRIIGVITVTCLLAISLAGMEWEAKAQVLFFIVILVSFANYIVGTIIPATPQKQAKGFFSYQADIFAENFVPSWRGPEGNFFGMFSIFFPSATGILAGANISGDLKDPTVAIPRGTLMAIFWTTLSYLIIAATIGACLVRDASGIMNDTLAMSSADSCQGLACQYGWDFTDCITNRTCTYGLSNQYQSMSLVSGFAPLITAGIFGATLSSALACLVSAPKVFQCLCKDNLYPVIGFFGKGNGKNDEPIRGYVLAYIIAVCFVLIAELNTIAPIISNFFLCSYALINFSCFHASITNSPGWRPSFRFYSKWMSLLGAVVSVIIMFLLTWWAALIAIGIVIFLLGYVLYKRPSVNWGSSVQAGSYNMALSYCVSLNQVDDHIKNYRPQCLVLTGPPSCRPALVDFVGTFTKNLSLMICGNVVTGGPSPATLDTASSNSHVTWLNKRQIKSFYHGVVANDLRTGVKMLLQGAGLGRIRPNVLLTGFKRDWRKDKPSCIDNYIGILHDAFDLQYGVCVLRMREGLDVFRQAQTHVNPGFEASPERGVNTCVPPAPPANFSLDPDAMVTEPQPQPSTVFQSQQGKKTIDVYWLFDDGGLTLLLPYLLTRKKRWARCKVRVFVGGDIQRKEEQRKEVMDLISKFRLGFHDVEVLPDINARPQPEHVRRFEDLIGPYRINTAQKDGHVTAEQLNQDCPWMVSDEEIETNKPKTLRQIRLNEVLQDYSRDAAIIFVTMPVGRRGQCPSALYMAWLETLSRDLRPPVLLVRGNQENVLTFYCQ; encoded by the exons ATGGAAGAAGTACCAGCAGCACCAAATGAGGGGATAAGCCTCTCTGCTCTTAGAAGCCAGTTCTCTGTGAATGGGGAAGAAGGACCCAAGTATGGCTTTGATGGCAGCAGATATCACTACGGCGATGGGACCAGCGTGGCTTCTCAGAACTCCTCACGGATCCTCACAGGTTACGACACTCTGGATGTTGGCCCAAATTATGACTTCTATGCGAACACAAATGCACTAGGGAGGGTGCGTCGATCAAGACCATCCCTCTTTCAGCTTCACTCCAACATTGAA GAGGAttcctgtccccctcctctgtATGAGGAGACCAACACAGGCAGAGCACCTGGGGACAGCTCAGAAGATGATGTTGAGGAGCCTCAGTCAGAACCCACCAGGTTTGGATGGGTGAAGGGAGTCATG ATCCGCTGCATGCTCAACATCTGGGGGGTGATCCTGTACCTGCGGCTGCCCTGGATCACTGCGCAAGCAGGGATTG GTTTGACCTGGGTCATCATTCTGCTGTCCTCCTGCATCACTGGCATCACGGGCCTGTCCACCTCCGCCATCGCCACCAACGGAAGGGTCAAAGGAG GTGGAACCTACTTCCTAATCTCTCGTAGCCTGGGGCCAGAGCTGGGAGGATCCATTGGACTCATCTTTGCCTTTGCAAATGCTGTGGCGGTTGCCATGCACACTGTGGGCTTCGCTGAGACTGTGCAAGCATTGATGCAA GAGAGTGGTGCTAGCATAGTGGACCCCATTAATGATATTCGCATCATTGGAGTGATCACTGTCACATGTCTGCTGGCCATCTCATTGGCTGGGATGGAATGGGAGGCCAAG GCCCAGGTTCTCTTTTTCATCGTCATCTTGGTGTCCTTTGCTAATTACATAGTGGGGACCATTATTCCCGCTACACCTCAGAAGCAAGCAAAGGGCTTTTTCAGTTACCAAG CGGATATATTTGCTGAAAACTTTGTACCCAGCTGGCGTGGGCCTGAAGGCAACTTCTTTGGcatgttctccatcttcttcccCTCAGCCACAGGGATCCTGGCAGGAGCCAACATCTCTGGGGACCTAAAG GACCCTACAGTAGCTATTCCAAGAGGAACATTGATGGCTATATTCTGGACCACTTTATCTTATCTCATCATAGCAGCAACTATTG GAGCCTGTCTGGTACGAGATGCGTCTGGAATTATGAATGACACCTTGGCCATGTCTAGTGCTGATAGCTGCCAGGGTCTGGCCTGTCAATACGGCTGGGACTTCACTGACTGTATTACTAACAGAACCTGCACTTATGGCCTCAGCAACCAGTACCAG AGTATGAGTTTGGTGTCAGGGTTCGCCCCTCTGATCACTGCTGGGATATTTGGGGCCACTCTCTCCTCAGCCCTGGCCTGCCTTGTCTCTGCACCCAAAGTCTTCCAG TGCCTCTGCAAAGACAACCTGTATCCAGTCATTGGTTTCTTTGGGAAGGGTAATGGAAAGAACGACGAACCAATCAGAGGCTACGTCCTGGCGTACATCATTGCTGTCTGCTTCGTTCTCATTG CTGAGCTCAACACCATCGCTCCCATCATCTCTAACTTCTTCCTGTGCTCCTACGCTCTCATCAACTTCAGCTGCTTCCATGCCTCCATCACCAACTCCCCAG GCTGGCGTCCCTCCTTCAGGTTCTACAGTAAGTGGATGTCCCTGCTGGGTGCCGTGGTGTCTGTGATCATCATGTTCCTGCTCACCTGGTGGGCGGCGCTCATCGCTATTGGCATCGTCATCTTCCTGTTGGGATATGTGCTCTACAAGAGACCCT CTGTAAACTGGGGATCATCAGTACAAGCTGGGTCATACAACATGGCATTGTCCTACTGTGTGAGCCTGAACCAGGTGGACGATCATATCAAGAATTACAG ACCTCAGTGCCTGGTCCTCACTGGTCCGCCCAGTTGTCGTCCTGCATTGGTCGACTTTGTCGGAACCTTCACCAAAAATCTAAGCCTGATGATATGTGGGAATGTTGTCACT GGAGGTCCTTCTCCCGCAACCTTGGACACTGCCAGTAGCAACAGTCATGTTACCTGGCTGAACAAACGGCAGATCAAATCCTTCTATCACGGTGTGGTGGCTAATGACCTGCGCACTGGGGTTAAGATGCTGCTCCAG GGTGCAGGTTTGGGTCGGATCAGGCCAAATGTCCTCTTGACGGGCTTCAAAAGGGACTGGCGTAAGGACAAACCATCCTGCATTGACAACTACATTGGAATTCTACA TGATGCGTTTGACCTGCAGTATGGAGTGTGTGTGCTGCGGATGAGGGAGGGTCTGGACGTGTTTCGGCAGGCACAAACACATG TTAACCCTGGGTTTGAGGCAAGCCCAGAGAGGGGTGTCAACACCTGTGTCCCCCCTGCACCCCCTGCAAATTTTTCAT TGGACCCTGATGCCATGGTGACtgagcctcagcctcagccttcTACTGTGTTCCAGTCCCAGCAGGGGAAAAAGACCATTGATGTGTACTGGCTGTTCGATGATGGAG GTCTGACGTTGCTACTTCCCTACCTGCTCACACGGAAGAAGCGCTGGGCAAGGTGCAAGGTACGCGTCTTTGTGGGCGGAGACATCCAGCGAAAGGAGgagcaaagaaaaga AGTCATGGACCTCATCAGCAAGTTTCGCCTTGGTTTCCATGATGTTGAGGTTCTGCCTGATATCAATGCGAGACCACAACCTGAACA TGTGAGGAGGTTTGAGGATCTGATAGGGCCCTACAGGATTAACACAGCCCAGAAGGATGGACATGTAACAGCTGAGCAGCTGAATCAGGACTGTCCCTGGATGGTGTCTGATGAGGAGATAGAGACAAATAAGCCCAAG ACCCTTCGACAGATTCGTCTGAATGAAGTTCTTCAAGATTACTCAAGGGACGCCGCCATTATATTTGT GACCATGCCTGTGGGAAGGAGAGGGCAATGTCCCAGTGCTCTGTACATGGCATGGCTGGAGACTTTGTCTCGTGACCTGCGCCCACCAGTCTTACTGGTGAGGGGAAACCAAGAGAATGTGCTTACCTTCTATTGTCAGTGA